A segment of the Lineus longissimus chromosome 11, tnLinLong1.2, whole genome shotgun sequence genome:
GGGCGAGATGGGCAGGTAGTTCGCCATATTGTAAACGACCATCAACCCCGTCGAGCGGGAAATACCCTTGGAACgaggttggaagattcgctctgCTAAAACATGACTAACATCGTCCACGGCAGTACTTAGGGTTCACTAACTTCTTGACACCACAAGATTTGTGGAACTGTTTTGCGGCCTTGTTTTGTATTCTGCTTTCTCTCAATACATACATAAAATACAAGCGTAGACATACCTTTGGCTTTGCCCTCTGTTGCAGCTTGCCGAATCGCTTTTCCGGCTTCCTCCAACTGTTTTTCTTTTCATCCTTTGATGGCGCATCCGTTACGGCTTGTAACGCTTTAGCCGCTTCCCGCTCATCAGCCATGGTTACCATTTCACCCAGgagttgttttctttcatcGTACTCTTCAGCTGTACCAGAGCTAAAAGGCGAATGAAGCTTGAACATATCAATAAAGTCGACCCGATTGGTCAGGAGCCTCCGCTTTTTGGGACTAATGACTTGGCCCAACAAAACACTTCCATGCGCATAGAATATTGACAGAAAGCAGAAACTTGTTTTAGTTTGAAGTTGGCGAGTACttcaaattgacagttttttggttaggagataatttacaATGGATGTTGGCCCAAAATACCATGGACATCATACTGTAGGAGAGAATAGCATGCGCGGACATATTTTGGGACACGCCATAATTTGTAGGCCTAACCATAAAGTCATCGCATTATGCGGAGAATGTGAAATGTGATCTGGTTTTGTAATACCGCAGGCAAGTAACCTCCTCTCGATAGGCCCGAAGTTTAGACCATCCGTTATGAATGATGACCACTGTGAATACTGATTATCTTTCCTCAACGCAATTGGTTAGAAGTTCCATTGGGGCGGAAACTGATCTTAGAAGGTTGGGCTATGGCAACGTAAACTCCAAGTCTAATCTTTAAGTTAATTTTTGGACAAGGCATGGACAGAAAAATAACCTTgcgttcaaacattttaaaaaagtgGAAATACTTACGATTTTATGGAGTCTAGCTCCtcttttttaaacatctttaCCAGGCGCTCACATCGCTCTTTTACACATCTTGCTGTGAGCATACCGAAATGGTCCACCACTTCTTTGGTCTTCTTTTTCTCCTTCACCCAAGTGTTAAGAGCTGCTGCTATTGTTTCCCATCTATTTGCATCACCATCTACCGCCACAGCTTCCCG
Coding sequences within it:
- the LOC135496117 gene encoding uncharacterized protein LOC135496117, whose amino-acid sequence is MLREAVAVDGDANRWETIAAALNTWVKEKKKTKEVVDHFGMLTARCVKERCERLVKMFKKEELDSIKSSGTAEEYDERKQLLGEMVTMADEREAAKALQAVTDAPSKDEKKNSWRKPEKRFGKLQQRAKPKGISRSTGLMVVYNMANYLPISPLKPRGRGGEPSRSCQCAKRRSTTSLTDYLAEKLGQDAEIKNEETKLKKEELELKKEELKLQAAKFQMERKEREQRLEMEKEEKQVYMQMMRDCLAKK